The sequence CCCAGATCATGGACCTGCTGGCCGACCTGCGCCGGGACCTCAACATGGCGATGATCCTGATCACCCACGACCTGGGTGTGGTCGCCGGTGTCGCGGACCGGATCGCTGTCATGTACGCCGGCCGGATCGTCGAGCACGCCGACGTCCGCTCGCTCTACAAGGCGCCCGCCCACCCGTACACCAAGGGGTTGTTGGAGTCGATCCCGCGCCTGGACGTCCGCGGCCAGGAGCTGTCGACGATCAAGGGGTTGCCGCCGAACCTGATGCGCATCCCGTCCGGCTGCCCGTTCCACCCGCGGTGCCCGTACGTCCAGCAGGTCTGCGTGGACGTGGTGCCGCACGACCTGGTCCTCGGCGACGGCCGGACCAGCGCTTGCCACTTCGCGCAGGAGGTCCGTGATGACAGCGTCGCCCGCTAACTCCACGAAGGTCCGCGGCGAGACCATCCTCTCCGTCGACAACCTGGTGAAGCACTTCCCGATCACTCAGGGCGTGCTGTTCCAGCGGCAGATCGGGGCGGTGAAGGCCGTCGACGGGGTGAGTTTCGAGCTGCGTCGGGGCGAGACGCTTGGCGTGGTCGGCGAGTCCGGCTGCGGCAAGTCCACCCTCGCCCGGCTGCTGATGCGGTTGGAGACGCCCACCTCCGGACGCGCCACCCTGGAGGGCAAGGACCTGTTCAAGGCCTCCGGCGGCGAGCTGCGCCGGCTGCGCCGCAACATGCAGATGGTGATGCAGGACCCGTACACCTCGCTGAACCCGCGGATGACCGTCGGCGACATCATCGGCGAGCCGTTCGAGATCCACCCGGATGCCGCGCCGAAGGGCAGCAAGGGCAAGCGTGTCCAGGAACTGTTGGACCTGGTTGGCCTCAACCCGGAGCACATCAACAGGTACCCGCACCAGTTCTCCGGCGGTCAGCGTCAGCGCATCGGCATCGCCCGGGCCCTGGCGCTGAAGCCCGAGGTGATCGTCTGCGACGAGCCGGTGTCGGCGCTGGACGTCTCCATCCAGGCCCAGGTGATCAACCTGCTCAAGCAGCTCCAGGGCGAGCTGGGGCTCTCGTACATCTTCATCGCGCACGACCTGTCGGTGGTGCGGCACATCGCCGACCGCGTCGCGGTGATGTACCTCGGTCGGATCGTCGAGATCGGCACCGAGGACGAGATCTACGAGCGGGCCACCCACCCGTACACCCAGGCTCTGCTCTCTGCCGTGCCGGTGCCGGACCCGGAGGCCCGCGACCAGCGCAACATGATCCGGCTGGTCGGCGACGTGCCCAGCCCGGCCGACCCGCCGAGCGGGTGCCACTTCCGGACCCGCTGCTGGAAGGCCCAGGACATCTGCGCCGTCGAAGACCCGGCCACCGTTCCCCGGGCAGCGGACCCCCACCCGTCCGCCTGCCACTTCGCCGAACTCCGCCCAACCACCGCAGCCTGACCCCTAACCAAGATGATCATGGGGTTGACCGGCCGTTTCGTCCGGTCTGTCGCCCGTCAACCCCATGATCAACCCGGGTTAGTGGAAGAAGTGACGGGTTCCGGTTAGGTACATCGTTACGTTGGCCTTTTTGGCCGCTTCGATTACTTCCTCGTCGCGGATGGAG comes from Micromonospora vinacea and encodes:
- a CDS encoding ABC transporter ATP-binding protein → MTASPANSTKVRGETILSVDNLVKHFPITQGVLFQRQIGAVKAVDGVSFELRRGETLGVVGESGCGKSTLARLLMRLETPTSGRATLEGKDLFKASGGELRRLRRNMQMVMQDPYTSLNPRMTVGDIIGEPFEIHPDAAPKGSKGKRVQELLDLVGLNPEHINRYPHQFSGGQRQRIGIARALALKPEVIVCDEPVSALDVSIQAQVINLLKQLQGELGLSYIFIAHDLSVVRHIADRVAVMYLGRIVEIGTEDEIYERATHPYTQALLSAVPVPDPEARDQRNMIRLVGDVPSPADPPSGCHFRTRCWKAQDICAVEDPATVPRAADPHPSACHFAELRPTTAA